The following nucleotide sequence is from Rhizobium etli CFN 42.
TGAGAACGATGTCGTTGCTAAGGGGAAGGAAATAATCGCCTTTGACGATCATGTAATCGAGGAAAAGCTCAGCGGGGTTTTAGCCGACATTCATGCCAAGAGCGATCTTGCCCATGACTTCCAAACGCTGATTTCTTCCGGCGCAAGGCTCAGCGTCTCGCCCCCCCTCCAAACCGAATCCGCGACGGCTGAAAGGGTGCATTTTCTCAACTTGCTGCGCGAGAACCAAAATGCGCGCAGTAACGCCGCGGCGGAACTCGACCGCGCAAAGCGACTTGTCTCGGCTGCTGCGGCGCCGGCGAAGACCGTTGACGAGAAGGCTTTCGCTCTCCAAAATATCGAGGTCCAAGGCGAGATCCTCGTGCGACGCAAAACCGCTGATTGGAACCAGAAGCTCCTTGATGCTAACCTGCGCTTAAAGGAACTCACGGCCACCTTGCATCAGCTCGAGCACGAACGGGACCTGCACCGCATCCGCGCCCCAGTATCGGGTGCTCTCGAGCAGTTCTCCGGCCTCGCGCACGGAAGCTACGTGCAGAGCGGGCAAACCGTTGGTTGGATCTCGCCGAACGACGATCTGGTGGCGGAAATCTACGTCTCCCCCAACGACATTGGCTTTGTGCAGCCTGGTCAGCCGGTGCGGCTCCAAGTGGATGCCTTTAACTACAACCAATGGGGTGTCATCAAAGCAAGGGTGGTCGAGGTGGCGCAGGACTTCACTCTGCATGACGGGAACCCGGTCTTCAAGGTCCAGTGCGCGCTCTCTCGCAGCGAACTCGCGCTGAAAAGCGGGGCCATCGGCCACCTGAAGAAAGGCATGACCGTGCGGGCTCGCTTTCTGTTGGCCAATCGCACTCTCCTGCAACTGCTCTACGACGAGGCAGACGATTGGCTCAACCCGATGCTGGCGGGGCGCTAATATTGTCCCAACAGCCAGCGAGCCTCCATGTCGAGTAAGGCCATTAAGTTCAAACAGCGTGACATCACGGATTGCGGCGCCGCCAGCCTCGCATCTGTCGCAGCCTTCTATGGCTACAAGTTGCCATTGGCGCGCATCCGCCAGTATGCGTCGACCGACCGCTCCGGTACGAGTGTGCTGGGGCTCACGGAAGCGGCGCAGAAGCTGGGCTTCATCGCGAAAGGCGTCAAAGGTGGCTTCGACAGCCTGTACAAGATCCCCAAGCCCGCTATCGCGCACGTCGTCAAGGAGGACCTGCACCATTTCGTAGTGGTCCATGCGATCGACGCCAAGTGGGTCATCGTCATGGACCCGGCCTTGGGCGAAATCTGCAAAGTGCCGCATCAGGAATTCATGGAGCAATGGACCGGCGTTCTGGTTTTGCTGGTTCCGGCAGACACATTCAATCGTCGAGACGAGACCACGTCGCCCCTCGCCCGATTCGCCCGCCTACTCGCGCCACACCGCACGGTGATGGCGCAGGCTCTCGTCGGCGCTCTTGTGACGACCGTCCTCAGTCTCTCGACGGCGATCTACGTTCAGAAGATCGTTGATCACGTGATCCCAGCGGGAAACCGCAACCTGCTCAACTTGATGAGCATCGCAATGCTGCTGATCCTAGCGATACAGATCCTGATCAACCTCCTAAGAGGCCGACTCGTCCTGCAGACGGGGCAGAAGATCGACGTATGCTTGATCCTCGGCTATTACAATCACATCCTGGCCCTGCCCCAGAAGTTCTTCGATAGCATGCGCATGGGAGAAATCGTGTCGCGCATGAACGACGCTGTGAAAATCAGGAGCTTCCTGAACGACGTTTCGATAAACATGTTTGTTGACATTTTAATGATACTGTTCTCGTTCGGAATGATGTTCATCTATTCCTGGAATATTGCTTTGATCGTGGCGCTCGCCATTCCAATGTACATCCTGGTATATTGGGCCATCAATCGGATGAATCGAAATCTCCAACGAGTCATCATGGAAAATGACGCCAAACTCGAGGCGCAACTGGTAGAATCACTCGGAGCTGTCTCCACCATTAAGACTTCCGGCGTCGAGAGCTTCGCAAACTTCAAAATGGAGACCCGCTTCGTAAAGATGCTGCATTCCGTCTACAGCTCCGGGCTGATCTCAATCTGCGGCGACAACGCCTCGACGTTGCTGTCGGTCCTGTTCACCATCGTGCTGATGTGGTTTGGAACCACGCTTGCGCTCGAACAGGCCGTCACGCCCGGCGAATTGCTGTCCTGCTATACGTTGCTTGGCTATATCACCCGGCCGGTCGCCCGCCTGATCCAGACCAACCGGATCGTTCAAGACGCGTTTATCGCGGCGGATAGACTTTTCGAGATCTTTGAACTGGAGTCGGCAAGCAGCAGCGGCATCGATGCTACGAAGACCGATCTCGGAGATATTCGCCTGGAGAACGTCACATTCCGCTATGGCGCGCAGGCGGAGGTTTTCAGCGATCTAAGCGTCTCCTTTCGCCAAGGAGAGTTGACGGCCGTCGTGGGTGAGAGCGGCTCGGGCAAAAGCACCCTTGCGGCTCTGCTGCAGAATGTCTACCAGCTTGAGGATGGATGCATTCGGATCGGCCAATATGCCCTCCAGGATTTCTCGAGCGCATCACTGCACAAGGTCATGGCTGCAGTACCGCAATCGATAGACGTCTTCTCCGGTTCCGTGATCGAGAACATCGCCCTGGGCGAGTTCGAACCGGAGTTCGATAAGATCGTACGCATCTGTGATCGAATAGGACTGCGGGAGTGCATCGAGCGCTGGCCCGGGCGGTTCCAGGCCCATCTGGGCGAGAACGGGGTTCGCCTCTCCGGAGGTGAGAAGCAGCGCCTCGCATTGGCTCGGGCCCTGTACCGGGATCCCGACGTTCTAATCCTTGACGAAGCGACCTCCTCTCTGGACTCGGCAGCCGAAGAATTTGTGCTGCGGGTTGTTGAGGATCTGTCTCGCGCTGGGAAGACCATCATAGTCATCACTCATCGGTTGAGCACCGTTCGTGGGGCGGACAATATTGTGGTCCTGGACAAGGGGCGGGTCATTGAGGAGGGAAAGCACGCTGACCTAGTGAGAACTGATGGCCCTTACGCTCGATTATGGCGGGCGCCAAGGTCGTGATCCGTGTAGGCCCTGTCGGCTCGAGGATTGAAAACGGTTGTGAACGTCACGGTTAAGCAGCATGGCAACATTGTCGGCTGTGAACTTGAAGCGGCGGTGATCGGAACGTGGGCGATGGACTTCGTTCACGACCAACTCGCAACGGGTAAGAAACTGCGCGTGCTGACGGTGGTCGACACCTTCTCGCGCTACGTGCCGGTGCTTGATCCACGTCATAGCTATAGAGGCGAAGACGTTGTGCAAACCCTTGAACGGGTGTGCCAAAAAGCCGGCTATCCGAAAACGATCCGTGTCGACCAAGGGACCGAGTTCGTGTCGCGCGACTTGGACCTGCGGGCCTATTCCAAGGGTGTGACGTTGGACTTCTCACGCCCCGGCAAGCCGACTGATAATGCTTTCATCGAAGCGTTCAATGGCCGCTTCCGTGCAGAATGCCTGAACCAGCATTGGTTCCTGACCCTTGCGGATGCCCGCGAAAAGATGGAGGATTGGCGTAGATACTACAATGAGGAAAGACCTCATGGTGCGATCGGCAACAAGGTGCCGATCTCGTTGGTGAATTCGGGAGGCGCAACCAGCCCGCCTCCCTGAATGAAGCCGGAAAACTCTAGCATCCGGTGGTCCAACGTTTGGGAGCGGTTCAGAAATTCTCAGTGGCAGGTCAGACGCCGGATGAAAATTCGGTGACAGGTCATTTGAAGGCCAACCACCTACCTTCCTGCCGAACACTGGCAGACCAGAAAACAAGGGGCGCAGCCAATACACGTCGCTTGATCAGTGCTTGTGAGATACGCCGGAGCCAAAGAGGAGCCGTAGTGAGTAGTGAACGCACTGTCATGCAGGTTCCTCCATGTCGCCCCCCCCCCCCGCGCCAAGAACGCTAGGGCACACCCCCGGATTGCTTGATTGCTGGGCAGATTAGCGAAGAATTCCGCCCTATATGAGCCGTTTCAACCGCACTTAAACGCGCGCTACATCTGAATAGGTCTTAATTGTTGTTAAGCCATTATCGACCAGGCCAGTTCCCGCCTCGGCGAGCTTTTGGAGGTTGTCGAAGCCAAATCGATGTACGTCGCGGAGCGTCTTCGAGAGTACTACGAGCCGCCCCGCCGTGAGTAATATCCGACCGAATCCCTCATGGTTCACAGTCAACACCGGTGACGCCATCAGTCCGGACTGCTCCTCTATAGCAAGTGCTACGGCGGCATAGAAGATCTCAAGCCGCCACTGCACCTCTAGGTCAGGTCCCCCGATGAGAGGAATCGCCCTACGCTGCTGCCTCGTCACGATGAAATCACAGAGCAAATCGGTGTCCGATTTCTCTTGCCACAATTCAAAGGTGTCTTGAGCACGCATCAGACGCAAGAGGCACTTAATGAAAGGCGTGGCGAGAGCATCTTTCTCATCTAATCGAGCATTGTTGGGGACAGGGGTGACGTTTGACATCAGTTAAAATCCTCCTGAGTGTTGGATGCGGTTTGACTAAGGGCCACACCCGCTTCCGGTAACACCATCCCTTAAAATGGTGCGGCAGATGGGACCTGTGGCGACGCAACTTGGCCCGGACGAATGACATGGCCCCTCGAAACGGGGCGGCCGCAACAACAACGGCAAGCGGCGGGCAACGCTGGCGGGCTTGACGAAAAGCGCTTCACAAGCGAGATTCCCGTCGCGATAGTCCAGTGGCGGTAGGTTTCGCCGCGAACTCCACCCTCAACCAACCTATTCGCCGCCAGGTGTAAAACCGTGTCTCGGGCTTTCGAATTGAGGATCAGGCGGGGGGTGGAATCAGCTTTTCGAGGTCGACAAGGACAGTGAGAGTATCTTGAGAGGCCGTGTACTTGCCGATACCCCCTTTTCCGTGCGAACTGATGCAGACCTGCCATGTATTTTCCCTTCAAGGTTCAAATCGACTTCGACCGGACGCCACACGTTCCACCAGGCGATTGCCCGCCGCGTAGTTCTGGGAGTTCAAGACTCATGCCAGTCTCCTCCGCTGAGGTTCGGAACACGGCATCTGTATTGTTTCCAGCTTCTTAGCTAGCCCATGAAGAATTGATCGAGGACAACGTTGTCGTGAACCGGACAAGACGCGGTGGGGATCGAAGAAATGGCATCCCGGTGCAGCGGCGGAAGCCTATTCTCCGGCCACGTCAGCAACAAATGACACCCGCCGAAGCCGCTCCGCTCTCAATTCGCGGATTGGGCGCAATGTCCGGCCGCTTGCCGAGGTGCAGCCGGTCGATCTTCTTTGCTTGGCGATCACAGCGCCTCCCAGTGATGGACTCCGAGACCCGCATGCATCACTGGCTGGAGCTCCCTTCCTCGACAGTTAGCGCCGTCATTTGGGGGAATGCCGCGGGCAAATGGAATGCGGCATAGGCCCCCGCGACGCCGGCGACAGCTCAACAACGCTCTGAATTTCCACAGTGAACGGCTGTTAGACGTAGCCGGCAAAGGGGAAGCTCACGAAGATCAGATGGCCCTTCAGGGCCGGGTCCTGGTCCGATGCCCA
It contains:
- a CDS encoding HlyD family secretion protein, with product MSIYRAILLFVAAAFGSLPLVTIPVSMQSVGTIRPIVEKTPLIAPVSGRISRVLAFENDVVAKGKEIIAFDDHVIEEKLSGVLADIHAKSDLAHDFQTLISSGARLSVSPPLQTESATAERVHFLNLLRENQNARSNAAAELDRAKRLVSAAAAPAKTVDEKAFALQNIEVQGEILVRRKTADWNQKLLDANLRLKELTATLHQLEHERDLHRIRAPVSGALEQFSGLAHGSYVQSGQTVGWISPNDDLVAEIYVSPNDIGFVQPGQPVRLQVDAFNYNQWGVIKARVVEVAQDFTLHDGNPVFKVQCALSRSELALKSGAIGHLKKGMTVRARFLLANRTLLQLLYDEADDWLNPMLAGR
- a CDS encoding peptidase domain-containing ABC transporter translates to MSSKAIKFKQRDITDCGAASLASVAAFYGYKLPLARIRQYASTDRSGTSVLGLTEAAQKLGFIAKGVKGGFDSLYKIPKPAIAHVVKEDLHHFVVVHAIDAKWVIVMDPALGEICKVPHQEFMEQWTGVLVLLVPADTFNRRDETTSPLARFARLLAPHRTVMAQALVGALVTTVLSLSTAIYVQKIVDHVIPAGNRNLLNLMSIAMLLILAIQILINLLRGRLVLQTGQKIDVCLILGYYNHILALPQKFFDSMRMGEIVSRMNDAVKIRSFLNDVSINMFVDILMILFSFGMMFIYSWNIALIVALAIPMYILVYWAINRMNRNLQRVIMENDAKLEAQLVESLGAVSTIKTSGVESFANFKMETRFVKMLHSVYSSGLISICGDNASTLLSVLFTIVLMWFGTTLALEQAVTPGELLSCYTLLGYITRPVARLIQTNRIVQDAFIAADRLFEIFELESASSSGIDATKTDLGDIRLENVTFRYGAQAEVFSDLSVSFRQGELTAVVGESGSGKSTLAALLQNVYQLEDGCIRIGQYALQDFSSASLHKVMAAVPQSIDVFSGSVIENIALGEFEPEFDKIVRICDRIGLRECIERWPGRFQAHLGENGVRLSGGEKQRLALARALYRDPDVLILDEATSSLDSAAEEFVLRVVEDLSRAGKTIIVITHRLSTVRGADNIVVLDKGRVIEEGKHADLVRTDGPYARLWRAPRS
- a CDS encoding NifX-associated nitrogen fixation protein, with amino-acid sequence MSNVTPVPNNARLDEKDALATPFIKCLLRLMRAQDTFELWQEKSDTDLLCDFIVTRQQRRAIPLIGGPDLEVQWRLEIFYAAVALAIEEQSGLMASPVLTVNHEGFGRILLTAGRLVVLSKTLRDVHRFGFDNLQKLAEAGTGLVDNGLTTIKTYSDVARV